The Amphiura filiformis chromosome 12, Afil_fr2py, whole genome shotgun sequence genome includes a region encoding these proteins:
- the LOC140166277 gene encoding kelch repeat and BTB domain-containing protein 2-like, which yields MFSSGFQESRAKEVELRDMDGAIFELIFNFMYSGKMVLSADTAIPAFHAVVYLELHNAERPFLDYFTGALQENNLTPGEVLSIWDAAKEHDMDELASKFYDQMLNKFQKVVKSDLFVEKASIDLIYDYLKRDTIHFGPDCSEEQLLRHVIQWLKHDWENRKIDAFDLLQKFRLGLLPKDKVQELLDDQILEIPECKEMMDDLVKNWTELEGVKDPLKLPESFLPRGMRRTLIGFGGKREIQCEVHESESEKMELFGHYFDKENEEWNVLSYPKLPGDDNMLAYSSVVVVNRDIYLAGGLHNNEDESDNVYESQRCFKLNGKNYKWTELPPMKFGRIHFALVHHDGFLYAIGGKGDHRQFSEAERELDGIVYLDCAERFNISKNKWDRIYPLPDDMMYTSAVVVDDKILVYGMTDFLQEEGRNEFKLVGFDPRNQRWTELARETFPSVDVDIPYILVVHDGVCYRVRYKATSAGATWTLAGETFTPQVNRVEIKTRRTRRAGLMACIGRKIGGQDALAYNKAGAFHIDGHIYINVCGYAHKTGAVFGDSTEWDLNGWSQCQSMNLKCVVEYAFDTKKMW from the exons ATGTTTTCGTCTGGATTTCAGGAGAGCAGAGCAAAGGAAGTTGAACTGAGAGATATGGATGGTGCCATCTTTGAGTTGATTTTCAACTTTATGTATTCTGGAAAGATGGTGCTCTCTGCTGATACAGCGATCCCTGCATTCCATGCAGTGGTGTATCTTGAGCTTCATAATGCAGAAAGGCCTTTCCTAGATTATTTTACTGGTGCTTTGCAAGAGAATAACCTGACTCCTGGAGAAGTCCTTTCCATTTGGGATGCCGCAAAGGAGCACGATATGGATGAGCTTGCATCCAAGTTCTATGACCAGATGTTGAATAAGTTTCAGAAGGTAGTGAAATCAGATCTTTTTGTGGAGAAAGCGTCGATTGATTTGATTTATGACTATCTGAAACGTGACACCATACACTTTGGCCCTGATTGCAGTGAAGAACAG CTTTTGAGGCACGTTATCCAGTGGCTGAAACATGACTGGGAGAACCGTAAGATTGATGCCTTCGACCTCCTGCAAAAGTTTCGTCTTGGATTGTTACCAAAAGACAAAGTGCAGGAGTTGCTGGATGACCAGATCCTGGAGATTCCAGAATGCAAGGAGATGATGGATGACCTTGTAAAGAACTGGACAGAATTGGAAGGTGTTAAAGATCCTCTGAAGTTGCCAGAGTCTTTTTTGCCAAGAGGGATGCGCAGG ACACTGATTGGATTTGGAGGAAAGCGAGAAATTCAATGCGAAGTGCATGAATCGGAATCAGAAAAGATGGAGTTATTCGGTCATTACTTCGACAAGGAAAACGAAGAGTGGAATGTCCTTAGCTACCCAAAGTTGCCAGGTGATGACAATATGCTGGCATACTCATCTGTGGTGGTAGTCAACAGAGATATTTATTTGGCTGGTGGTCTTCATA ATAATGAGGATGAGTCTGATAATGTATATGAGAGCCAACGCTGCTTCAAACTGAATGGCAAGAACTACAAGTGGACAGAGCTACCACCGATGAAATTTGGTCGCATTCATTTTGCCTTGGTACATCATGATGGTTTTCTCTATGCTATAGGAGGAAAGGGGGACCATCGTCAGTTTAGTGAAGCGGAGCGGGAACTAGACGGGATCGTGTATTTGGATTGTGCAGAGCGTTTCAATATATCGAAGAACAAGTGGGATCGTATCTATCCACTCCCTGACGATATGATGTATACCAGTGCTGTGGTTGTGGATGATAAGATCTTGGTGTATGGGATGACAGATTTTCTGCAGGAGGAAGGACGGAATGAGTTCAAGCTTGTTGGTTTTGATCCGAGGAACCAGAGGTGGACTGAGCTTGCACGGGAAACATTCCCTTCCGTAGATGTAGATATACCGTACATCCTCGTAGTCCATGATGGTGTCTGTTACCGTGTTAGGTACAAAGCAACATCTGCAGGGGCAACTTGGACACTTGCAGGGGAGACATTCACACCTCAAGTTAATCGCGTTGAAATCAAAACCAGAAGAACTAGAAGAGCTGGACTGATGGCTTGCATCGGACGCAAGATAGGTGGTCAGGATGCACTCGCTTATAATAAAGCTGGTGCATTCCACATTGACGGACACATCTACATTAATGTCTGTGGGTATGCTCATAAGACAGGTGCAGTTTTTGGGGATTCTACTGAGTGGGATCTAAATGGATGGAGTCAATGCCAGAGTATGAACCTAAAATGTGTGGTGGAATATGCATTTGATACTAAGAAGATGTggtaa
- the LOC140166278 gene encoding kelch-like protein 26: MDHAEVETNVEHIGLMLKRLKKIDDVCNRSKSEVLQVLQETLWQLEYSHGVLQGLKRLQSDATLSDVTIKVDGKVFHGHRCVLASASGYFEAMFATGFQESEVKEIELQDMDADIFKLIFNFMYSGKMELSTDTAVPAFYEATYLELRNAERPFVTYFRKALPKKELTVTHNEMLSLREVAENHHMPNLQWEFYKQLIDEFQEVVISDLFVEKAPSDLILEYLDNIPPDSDVTEEQLFSQIIHWLKYDWENRKGCAHKCLSRLRLGLIPKDKVQELIDDQILEIPECKEMMDDMIKKWTEFEGVDDYMILPVAFLPRNMIRTLVAFGGQRETRNDSEKFGHYFDHENRLWAPLNVTPEMPGENFELLYPSMVVVGRDIYLAGGRCRNDINDSRYTDAYESQRCFKLDGNSCRWIELPLMEDGRMHFDLVHHNGFLYAIGGATYNYSEENGLEGPFSLDSVERFNISQQTWDHTYKLPEPMLYTSAAVVDGKILVYGMTRCVDRVGEYTLVGFDPVTQEWSKFLQERYSIRSDVPDCMLVVQDGACYRVRYEVTYRNVHGVGGYLFPTNDRMCVNHIEIHTETSEGRGDVCTVSIGREIEHQNVIRSYTDGNTFHIDGHVYINVCRLALRTGVVVDPNDLDVRNRYSDLNGWTYCSGSMYKYVVKYTFDSNKMK; this comes from the exons ATGGATCATGCAGAAGTGGAAACCAATGTAGAACACATTGGATTAATGCTGAAACGCTTGAAAAAGATTGATGATGTTTGCAATCGTAGCAAATCAGAAGTACTCCAAGTGCTTCAAGAAACACTTTGGCAACTTGAATACAGCCATGGTGTGCTACAAGGCTTGAAACGTCTTCAGTCGGATGCAACCCTGAGCGATGTTACTATCAAGGTAGATGGAAAGGTGTTCCATGGTCATCGATGTGTTCTTGCATCTGCCAGTGGCTACTTTGAGGCTATGTTTGCTACTGGATTCCAGGAGAGTGAAGTAAAAGAGATTGAACTTCAGGATATGGATGCAGACATCTTCAAATTGATTTTCAACTTCATGTATTCTGGCAAGATGGAGCTTTCTACTGATACAGCAGTTCCTGCATTCTATGAAGCGACGTATCTAGAGCTCCGTAATGCAGAAAGGCCTTTTGTAACTTATTTTAGAAAAGCTTTACCAAAGAAAGAGCTGACAGTGACACACAATGAAATGCTTTCCCTTCGAGAAGTTGCAGAGAACCATCATATGCCTAACCTTCAGTGGGAATTCTATAAGCAGTTGATAGATGAGTTTCAGGAAGTGGTGATATCAGATCTGTTTGTAGAGAAGGCGCCATCTGATTTGATCCTTGAGTACCTGGATAACATACCACCTGATTCTGATGTCACTGAAGAACAG CTTTTTAGTCAAATTATCCATTGGTTGAAGTACGACTGGGAGAACCGCAAGGGTTGTGCACACAAATGCCTAAGTCGACTACGTCTTGGATTGATACCAAAAGACAAAGTGCAGGAGTTGATTGATGACCAGATCCTGGAGATTCCAGAATGCAAGGAGATGATGGATGACATGATCAAGAAGTGGACAGAGTTTGAAGGTGTTGACGATTATATGATATTGCCAGTGGCTTTCTTACCAAGGAATATGATCAGG ACACTTGTTGCATTTGGAGGACAGCGAGAAACTCGAAATGACTCTGAGAAATTTGGACATTACTTTGACCATGAAAATAGATTGTGGGCTCCATTGAACGTCACTCCTGAGATGCCAGGTGAAAACTTTGAGCTATTGTACCCATCCATGGTGGTAGTTGGCAGAGATATCTATCTTGCTGGTGGTCGTTGTA GAAATGATATAAATGATAGTCGTTATACAGATGCTTATGAGAGCCAACGCTGCTTCAAACTAGATGGCAACAGTTGCAGGTGGATAGAACTACCACTGATGGAAGATGGCCGCATGCACTTTGACTTGGTACATCACAATGGTTTTCTCTATGCTATAGGGGGAGCAACGTATAATTATTCAGAAGAGAATGGCTTAGAAGGGCCTTTTTCTTTGGATAGTGTAGAGCGTTTCAACATATCGCAGCAGACATGGGACCATACTTACAAACTTCCTGAACCTATGCTATATACCAGCGCCGCAGTTGTGGATGGTAAGATTTTGGTTTATGGAATGACAAGGTGTGTGGATAGGGTTGGAGAATACACACTTGTTGGTTTTGATCCAGTAACCCAAGAGTGGTCCAAGTTTCTACAGGAAAGATACAGTATTAGATCAGATGTACCAGATTGTATGCTTGTAGTACAAGATGGTGCCTGTTACCGGGTTAGGTATGAAGTAACATATCGCAATGTACACGGTGTAGGAGGTTATTTGTTTCCAACAAATGATAGGATGTGTGTCAATCACATTGAAATACACACAGAAACATCCGAAGGAAGAGGAGATGTTTGTACAGTTTCAATAGGGCGTGAGATAGAACACCAGAATGTCATAAGAAGTTACACTGATGGCAACACATTCCATATTGATGGACATGTTTACATCAACGTCTGTAGGTTGGCACTAAGGACCGGTGTAGTTGTAGATCCAAATGATCTAGATGTAAGAAACAGGTACTCTGACCTAAATGGATGGACTTACTGCAGTGGTAGTATGTACAAGTATGTAGTGAAGTATACATTTGATTCTAATAAGATGAAGTAA